Part of the Mya arenaria isolate MELC-2E11 chromosome 8, ASM2691426v1 genome, AGTAAAATGAGCCTTCTATGACTGATTTGTGCATATATTAGAACGCCTGTTACGCATACCTTACGCTGTTTATCTAACGGTGCCATTGACAACACAacacaaaacagttatttcaccCGCAACccttttatttgattttatacaCCAGCCCTGATGTAAAATCTCAGTAACACTGGTAATGGGTGCCGTAACTATTACATCGTCGTAAAAagttaacacatttattttggCAGCACAGAGAGTGATGCTCTAGAGAGTGGGTGGAAAAATGGATAAGTTAATCTATATAATATTATCAGCCCTTATATCTACCCTATGCAGGAGATGAAGCGTCAGAATGGGATGTTGAACACTGAAGACCCCGAGGAGGAAGAAGACCTATATGTTGATGACAGCGACGACGATGATGGCAGTACTACTAACAACTTACGGGTATTCTGCTGCAGCTCCACTGAGTATCAGAAGATGAAAAACCTGCCCGCGTATGATGGGCCTCCGCAGGTGTGGAAACATGCTGAATATGTAAAATTTCTtgataagaaatacatttaGTTTATGAAAACTTGGTGACTAGCGGTACAGATTCTTCTGAATTAAAGATAAACGTAAGCAGacaatttgattaaaacataaaaatgatttggCAATTGAACTTGGCACCTTTGTCGTACTGAAGAAGCTGACgaaccaaaaacaaaacaatttggaATCATACACTTTAATCAATGTTCCTGACTTCCAGGTGTTCAGTAACTTGACGGACACCCAGATTCCTGCCCTGCGGAATTACGTACACGAGATGACGTACAACCGGCAGCGTCAATCCTTGGAGAGGCTCATACACAACCTGGGCAGGCTCGTGTTTGACATGCACATCTACGCCTCTGAGAGGTTAAACATGGTAAGGCAGACACATGTTTAACATGCATGTCTGCACATCAGAGTGGAAATACGGTAAGGCAGGCTCAAACGTGACGTACATATCTACACATCGGAGGGGAAATATTGTAAGGCAGCCTCAAACGTGAAGTGCATATCTACACATCGGAGGGGGAATACGGTAAGGTAGACTGATGTTTGACGTGCATATCTACCCCTCGGATTGGGAAATACGGTAAGGAAGGCTCGAGTTTTACATGAACATCTACGCCCCCAAGGTGGTGGGGTAGAGCAGGCTATTGTGTGACAAGGATATCTACACGTCGGAAAGGTTGAGTACGGTGATGCAGATTCGTGCTTGACCTGCAAATCTACACACCAGAAGGAGGAAAATACGATAAAGCAGGCCCGTTTTTTACATGAACATCTACAATTTGGAGGAGAGAAATAATGAAAGATAACCTGGgattggaaataaatataaacgttGTAAAGGGGGAAATACGGTAAGGCAGGGTcgtatttttgcataaatatttacacattgGAGGAGGGAAATCCGGTAAGGTGGGCCCATATTTGATACTAATATCTACACCTTAGAGGGTTGAAATACGGTCAGGCAGGTTCgcttttacatatttatcaaCGTCTTGTAGGAGGATAATATGATAAGGCTTGCTcgtgttttacataaataaaataatccttGGGAAATACGGTAAGGCGGGCTCGTGTTCATCATGAACAACTACACTCCGAAGGAGGAATCACGGTTAGGCGGGCTCGTGTTTGACATGCACAATCAGACAATGAAAGGGGAACAGTGTGAGGCGGGCTTGTGTTATACATGCAAAACTACACCACGTAGAGGAACACGGTAAGGCGGGCTCGTGTTTAATATGCAAAACTACACCACGAAGGGGAACACGGTAAGGCGGGCTCATGTTAAACATGCAAAACTACACCACGAAGGGGAACACGGTAAGGCGGGCTCAAGTTAAACCTGCAAAACTACACCACTAATGGGAAAACGGTATGGCGGGCTCGTGTTTGACATGCACAAGAACACCACGAAGGAGGAACTAGATAAAACGGGTTCGTGTTTAACATTCACATCTACACAACGAAGGGAGAACATCGTAAAGCGGGCCCGTGTTTGACATTATCATCTACACTACGAAGGAGGAAACACGGTAAGGCGGGCTTGTGTTTGACATGCACAACAACACTATAAAAAGGGAAACGTAGTAAGGCGGGCTTGTGTTAGACATGCACAACTACACTAAAAAGGGAGAACATGATAAGGCGGGCTTGTGTTTTACATGCACAATTACACCACGAAAGGGGAAACATGTTACGGCGGGCTCGTGTTAAACAAGCTCGGCTACGCCACGAAGGGAAAAAACTGTAAGCCGGGCTCATGCAAAACATGCATAACTACACCTCGGAGGCGGAAACACGGTAAGGCGTACTCGTGTTCGGCTAGCATGTCTACCTACATGTATAAAGGAGGGGAATACGGTAAGGCAGGAtgtctacatacatgtataaaggaGGGGAATACGGTAAGGCAGGATGATATAAAACGTTGCAAGGGCACATCTACACCTCCAACGATTATAAACGACAAGACTGGCTCACGTTCGACATGCGCTTCAACACCTTCGAGGGTTAGAAAGGGTAATGTAGGCTCATGTTCGACATGCAAATCTACTCCTCCTAGGGGTAAAACGATAATTCAGGCtcgttttttaacataaatattttcacatCAGAGCGGGTAAATATGGTAAGGTAGTCTCGTGTTCGAAATGCACACATACAATTTGGAGGGTAAAATACGCTTGGGCGGGCTCGTTTATGACGTGTATATCTTTCAAGGGTAAATTACGATAATGTAGGCTCAAGTTCGACATGCACATCGTTTACATCTGAGTGTAAACTATGGTTAGGCTGGCTAGTGTTCGTCATGCACCCCAACACCTCGAGGGGGGGGGAATACGAACAGGCGGGCTCATGTTCGACTTAAACATTTTCACCTCCGAGGATAAGAAAACGGCAAGGCGGGCTCATGTGCGACATGCACATCTAAATCTCTGAGGATTAAAAACGGTCAGGCGTCCTCATGTTCGTATTAATCCTCTACACCTCCGAGGATTGAAAACGGCCAGGCGTGCTCATGTTTGATATGCTCATCAACACCTCCAAGGGTAAAAAAAGAGTAAGGTGGGCTCATAATCGACATGCACATCTACACCTCCGAGTGTAAATAAAAGGTAAGATGGGTTCGACATGCGCATCAACAAATCCGAGGGTTTAATACGACAAGGTTTGATATGAACGTCTGCACCTCCGAGGGTTAATGAAAGGTTAGGTGGGTTCATATTggacatacacatatacaccCCCGAGGGTTAAAAAGAGAAAGGTGGGCTCATGTTCGACATGGTTAAAAAGGGTAAGGTGGGCTCATATtcgaaataaacatatacacatcCGAGGGTTAAAAGGGGTAAGGTAGGCGAATGTTCGACATGCACATCAACACCTCCGAGGGTTAAAACGGCATGGCAGGCTTATATTCGACATGCATATGTTCATCTCCGAGGGATAAAAACGGCAAGGCGGGCGCACGTTCGACATACACATCTACACGTCCGAGGATTAAAAACGGTAATACTGGCTCACGTTTGACATCATCTTCATCTCAGAGGGTTGAAACGGTAAGGAGGGCACATGTTCGAAATGCACATCTACACGTCCGAGGGTTTAAAAACCGCAAAGAGAGGACATGTTCGACTTTAACTCCTACATATCTGAGGATTAAAAACGGCAAGGCAGGCTCATTTTCGACAGTCACATCTACACGTCCGATGGATAAAAACGGTAAGGCGGCCTCATGTTCCAGATACAAATCTACACCCCGTAGGTACAAATACAGCAAGGCTGATTTTTGTTCGACATGCAGATCCACATCTCCGTAGGTTTAAAGGCAAGGCGTGCTCATCTTCGATAAGCACATCTTTACCTCTGAGGGTTGAAACGGTTAAGCGTTCTCATGTTCGACTTAACAGTATACACCTCTGAGAATTAAAAACGGCAAGGCAGGCTCATTTTCGGCATGCAAATCTACATCTCCGACGGCTAAAACGGTATGGCGGCCTGATGTTCGACATGCACATTAACATTTCGTATGGTGAAGCACGTTAAGCGGGAATCCTGTTATTAGTGTCTCGagttcaaagtttaaaatacgTCACTCAACtgcaaatttcaattattttattaaatagctCATGGAATTGTTCCCATGATAAATGAAAGTACAGTCACGATTTTTACTGCTATCTGCGCAAAACAAATAGAATTATAAATCACAGAGTTGTGTATTTCGCTTTAGTCCGTCTAACACTAAGTTACCATTGAAAGTCCagtttgaaatgttaaatatctGCCACTGTCAAagacaaaactttaaaagtatgttttattggTTGAACAATGCCCTTAACCAGATTGAAAGAGGCGTTCAAGCTGCCGGGAGTGCCATTGAAGATGAGCTAGAGAGGCTGGACACCGACCTGGGTAACGCATTACAGAAGTTGACTGCCGACATTGACGATATATTTGACGGCAGTCTTAGACCAAAGATTGAGAAGGGAGCGTCCAGTGCCTATGAGGAGGCTAACAATACATGTGCCAAGTGGGGTGCGCCAGTATGTAATAACTTTTTGTCGAGCGATACTCAAGATCTATATGAACATGTGAAACCGCAAGTGTTTCTTTCtgatagaaataaaaaagaaaacgcTGGAAAATAATGAGATCATgaattaacaatatttaaattgaaacattcTGCATTAAtggtacttttaaactaaattgGACAACGAAGTCATTTCTGACTTGAACAAAAGCGtgacaaacacattttgttttcaggCTATTCGAGATAGAACAACGGACAGGCGTGAAGGAGGTCTCAGTTGTAAAACCTACATAGCCACCACCCGTCGGAATGGGGTGTATTACTCACCCACATTTGGACCAGTTGATTTCAATGAGGACCTTGCTGCACCCATGTATCGGAGCATGGCCATTGTCTGGGATACGGCATTCAGGTTGGCGTTTACAAAGACCTTATAATGTTTCTTACTTGCCGAAGTCACTCTCTTACGAGAATAAAATACCATTAATTAACTTAGTTTAAACTgtacttattttacaacaatatttacaagttgtttttatttttattaagtcaTTCTCGTTGACACGGTTTTGCGCGAGGGTGTTGTCTTGTGTAGTTGGTACATGTTTTGCAAGAGacaaaacacacatgtatagcaatgCCTTTCACGTTCAATTTTATAACTACCGAATTACTTGAGAAAAAAATGGAGTTTTTTTCCGCAGCACCCCTGTCTGAATAAACAGTTAACTGCTTACAATAGCGTTTATGTTCTTACGACTAAGTATGTCAGAATTTTTACTGGGTAAGTAAGGGAGTATTGTACAAGCTCTTTATAACAATTGCATACAGCACCGATTATTGGGTATACAGTTTAACAATGtaaacatgaaattcaaaactgtattttgcattttcgttatatttatatcatgttaGCTGCATATTAGCTGTTATTTtgttacatgtgcatatttgcAATTCTCCAGTGAGATGCTGTGGCGGTTGATGGATCAACTGCATGCTGACATAGTGGCCCGGATACTGGACTTCAATGACAGGCTACAGAAGCAGCTTGAGTTACTTGGAATTTCGGCCATGCGGACTGACCGCCTCGCTACGCAGGCCAATTGCTCTGCAAACAACAAGGTAGGCTGGCATTTATATCTCCCAAAGTGTATTtaagataatgatatttttttatatttaaacagcCTTATGCCTGGCATCTCCAATAAGTATTTTCGTGTGAGTGATATGAAACTGCGAAAATGCCAGAAGCATGGTACCATAACTAAAAACTATGTTTCTTGCTACCTTGTTCTAATTACCCAACAATATCAATTGTTATCAGACTTAGAAACATGTAACAAATATTAAGTTAACAGTTATTGTCTTGACAAAGTAATTTACACTTAAAAGTTTACTCACTACTAGTTTTTTTTTCGAACTTGTATTATAGCTAAAAGTGCCCGAAACAGTTCTGAAACTTTCACCTTTACGTTTTCTTTCCTTGTATTTTTAGCTGACGGAGATGGTAAGCAACCTAAAGGACGTGGTCACGCCTTGGCAGCGGGAAATTTCCCGCATTGTGACGCCCCACATACAGACAATGATGCTTGACGAGTATGGGCAGTGTGCAGCTGACTCCGGCAAGGATGTGTTTGTCCGCATGAAGACGTACATGGCCCAGGGTATCGACAGCAAGCGGGGCTCCATGTTTGACGAGGCAAAACAGATGCTTATGGAACAACTGATGAAACTGCGGGTAAACATTGTTGTACCGTCTTTCTTAATTGTCTGAAAAGTAATTAATAGTGGAAAATTGAACCTATCAAAAGGTTATCAATCTCTTGACAGGGAAACTGCAAATACTAGTAACCGAAAAGCCTGCATGCATATAACCAAAGACGTACAAGGCACTGcattttaacacttaattttaatgaatattgagTAAGGAAGTTTTCTTTTGAACGGCGTTTGTTTACTCTTTAACAATTCGTCTAGCTATATGATCATCAAGGCTCCTGACTCTGACATAGGCTGCGGTATGAGTCAGTTATGGTGATTTTTGCTTATCAgttttgcaaagaaaataatgtcgaaatattttgatatcctTTGATAAACATTCCAGATATTCCAATGAACCTTGATGTAAATGTTGCCCCTcgtattcattttctttttctcagtGATTgtaacacaataaaacattattcgGCTTGGGTGTATGTGAAttttgtttgtggtcaccaagctgaaCTAATGGGTTTTCTCCAAGCTCTCCGGTtacccccacaacacaagaccacactctcgcggaACGTCGTGCCAACTTCAGTACCGTAGCATAAGTTTACGCAACTCTCCTCACAATCATTGTATATcaaatgaagtttaaaataaaccctatgaaaataaatattgcatttatatgttgtttacgttttgttttttttgttctagACAGAACTAGTTCAGGATGTTAAGAGTGTGAAAGACATCCTCATCACAGACTTGAGGCGGGGCTTCGAACCCCTGTGGGAGGCCCCATCTAAGTCATTGGTTGCCCGACAGGCATTTGCAAAAGGTAagaacattttgcattttagaAATGAGCAGACACAAATTGTTATGCAGAGATAGAATATTAGTTCGGACAAAAGGACGCCATAAAATTACCCCCcgaacaaaaatgaatattggAAACACCGGTCGTGTGAGGACCACATTTTCAACCTTTACCGAATCATCAAGAATTACGCCAATGTGCTTACCCCCTTTATCGACCCGAAGAAGGCCTTTGATTTTGTGGACAGGGACCTGATGCTCTACAAACTATGTCGACGGTAACAAATATAACAGCATTAAgtcaatttataattataattttaatttaacaacaaGTTGACAGAATCGTTTGATTGCAAGTCTGGAGTACCCAAAGGAAATAATTTGTCGCCGACAAATTTTGCCGCATTTGTTAATAACCTCGTCACTGTAATTAATAGTCTTGGCATTGGTGTGCAAGTTGGTGATCATCCCGTGTCCATATTACTTTATGCTGATAATACAGTGCTAATTGCCATACAGACAGAAGTTTACAGACCTTGCTCAATACTCTTAACGTTTGGTGCAAGAACGGCGAGTcctcaaaaaaataatgtgcATGCATTTCCGGCGTCCACGTTCGAGATAAACAGACTTGCGTTTCCAGACGGTTGAGAACATGTCCTAAAAAGTTTCTGAATAAAGACATGTTGGAGAAATCCTGACAAAGAAAGGTAACTTTGTATCTCACGCTCAAGCGCTTACCCGCAGAACAGGAAGAGCCCTAGGTAgccttattttcaaaatacataccCTTAAAGACTTTGGCTTTATTTCATATGAACAGTTATTCAACAGTTGTATTGTACCAATACTGGATTATTGCTCAAGTATTTGAGGGATTTAAACATTACCAAGCCAGTGATGATGTTCAACACAGAGCCATACGTTACTTCTTGGGTGTGCATCGTTTCGCTCCCTCTGCTGCCATTTTCTGTGACATCAGATGGCTCCAAGTACAGTCGCGTAGAAAGTTAAATATGTTCCGTTTTTGGAATAGTCTCATACCTATGGTCAGCAGTAGAATTATAAAAAAGGGTGTTTGGAATTGAATATGATAACCCGCACACGAACAATTGGTGCAGTGCGGTAAAATCGAACATGAATGACCTTCAGTTATCCAATCACTACAGCTCCAAAtctaagaaaaatgcaaaattctTAGTGTAAGCGTTTGCTATTAGGAGACGCGGAATATGAGgtcatgtttaaaataagaataaattacATAACAATAACCATGTTGTATCTGATATGCGAATTGTATTGCAATGCCAAATTAACGTATCGactgtattatatataatgatgGTGATAATAATTGTACATCTTTAGCTAACTTTGCATAACGGTGACCTATAGGTGATCtccttttgtttttataaatccATTTACTGATGTATATAACACATTTCACgggaaaaaaacaatttacttacttacttacttattaGTTGAGGTTATAGGTTAAAAGGTCTTTAGGTTAAGAAGTGTATTCAGTGCAAAATAGGTGtaaatcatatacatgtatacactgtATAGTGCGCttgaaattttagttttaaatgattcaaaCGAATAGCTAGGTTTTAACACGTTCTATTTCAGTTCTTGATGAGTTTACAGTCAAAATGCGAGTCATTTACCAAGAAGCTGGTATTCAGAACACAGAAGATGGGCACAAACTCCCTGCCCCAAGACGGGGACACTCTGGTGGTGCTGCCCAGGGGTCCAGCAGTGTTACCACTGTAGCTAGGGTACAGGGAGATTCCACAGTTGCCAGGCAACCAGAGTGGCCGACATACACTGCTACAATTCACAAGATGGAAGACACTTCGTATGGTAAAACGTTTATACGAAAAATAAACAGATATGGGATACTAGTTTTGATTTttgagaaaacatattttcatttgttatcaTGGTGAACTTAAAACAGgttattatgatataaaatgaaaaacatattatttaagcGCACAAATGTTTGTAACTTGGTGTTAATACTGGCCCATGTGGAGAAAGGCGCAAACTGTATTGACTTTATTGTGATGCAgtgtatatacaacataaataatacttttcaaaatccatttttCCCTACTCCCGTTGTCAAACACTACGCATTCAACAGGCGACACAGACAACAGGTGATTTGTCATCAAagcaatatattatatttcttaatcaaATATCATTGGCCAGTTAAAATGATTATCTCCGGAGTTCGACTTAGCTACATTGAGTACTAAAATAGTTTGAAACGTTATTGATTGTCATTGTTGAAATGATTTTCATTccttcatttcaatattatacagtatacattttgtttcgctagaaaaaaaatatatttaattaatactgCATTTGATCTTTCTTTCCAGACACAGCAAGCACTGAGGCACCCCTTATGGCAATTGGACAACAGACTCTGAATGACGTTTATCAAGATACTCTGGAGGACAGCCAAGCGGCCGTGTCACTATTACCTAAAATAGAACCCGATGAAACAGCTACGTTTTCCGAACCACCAGCAAAAGTAATACCTATAATCATTCCTGGTCAGTCATGTTATCCAGTACACATAGGGGACATATGTCATGTAGACCAGACCACTGGACAAATGACTGTACTGAATCAGAATACAAACATTGTAAAAGGGCCTGACAGTAATGCAGGCTCTTATGTGATTAGGATAAATCAAGGTATATGGAAAAGCACCAGGAGCTATGTCAAACATTCCTGTTGTAAATGAACTAAAGCCTGGTGGTAATAGCATACAGCAACATAATAGTAGTTATCCTGGTGAACAGAAGTATGGTATCTTATACAAGCTTCCAAATGTACAACAGATAATTTTGCCCTGCAGTATGGGCACTAGTAACACACGTACAACTTTTGCACATACTGCCCATTATCAAGATAAGACATAGATGATTCTAACCACGATTGGCACGACTACTACTACTGGTGCACACAGACAGTATGGGACGGTTGTTCAAAACTGTGTTAAAGTGAATAACGTGATCAACgacatcattgtttatttataaaagtaaaatatttagtatAATATAAGTACAGCTTAATAGTTGTCTCacatcttgttagaaatactttAGATTACTCTCATATCCATTATAGTTCCAGAAcagcaaatatttgaaaattaacaaaaaatacgttatcaacgttgttaactttaacaaaggtACCAATCCTTCATTACAGAAGTCGAAACAGGAGAACAATCAGAGAACAAACAACCAGGCTAGTCACATTGCCGGCCTGCAGACTCCTAGCCAACAAGTATCAAGCACTTCCTCGACCAGGACAATCCAGTCTACAAATATGAACTGTAGCCAACCTGCCCGAATTGGGGAGAAAGGCAAGGGACCGGGAAAGAGTAAAGGAAATATGAACAGCCCGTTGCTCTCCCAGACGACCACGCCCAAACAAACTATTCCAACTAGCACTGTGGTAACAGAACCACAAGACAGGCCCATACAAACTACACCAACTGTCACTGTGAAAGCAGAACCAACAAACACGGGGTACAAAGAGCAAGTAAGTATCGGAAGTGAATTCAGCTATAAATATGAGATTGAATAATTAAACGTTCACAGATCTTTAACAAGTTCATGTTAAATCATAGTTTTTGGTGGACATGGTATGATAGttaggttaaaaaaaaaacttcttatggaattatttaaaactgcatactaaaacaacaaaaacactcCTCAATCTTTCTTTGGCATTTTTTCAGTGGAAATGATACATTTCACAGATGAGgaataagaaaaaacaacaatgacacaGAACATGAATACGAATCGTGAAGTGTCATTAATTGTATGGTAGATACTGTTGTATATGTGTGATGTGATGCAACAGACTCGATTGATATGGGGCTGCTGTGTACAGTGTGGACAAACCATGggttgtgacgtcacatttggtAAATGCAGGAAGCAAAATACCTCTCGATTAAGATAGTATTATTGCTGTAGTGtggttatttttatatcattttttacaaaatatagcgCAGGCAGGAACAAATGTTCACTGTACTTGGTTACTAAGCGAAACGTTGAGCgacttatgttttttttcaaaacaaatctggATTGCAAACTGCTGAGAGCTACGAGATCAGATGTCTATAACTATCTTTAAATAACCAAACAAAGTTTATCGCCTTTTAATTCAAGGTAACTTTGGGTGACAAACAAACCCTAAAATTGGCCCAAAgtgtaaaaatcatacaatttaaacaaataataatctTATAGGGCtcttatattaacatatatgtaggagaaaacatatgtattttaattgctgtaaaacataaccGATGTTCATATCTACTGTCTTTGCAAACATTTattagaaaacatgttttaatcgGGCGTATGGCAAAAAGGAGGGAAGTTGACCATTGTGCCTCCAAAAAATGCTTTTCGCTATAACCAAATAGTTTTAGCTTTTGGTAATAACATTATATGAGTCTCATTGGTAGGTATGCATATACCCTGTggatagaatatgcattccgaGAATTCTGTCTAAACGGCAACCAtggtatataaaaaaattggaccagaaacgtaatttgcttttcgctataacaaacaatatttaatacattctGACCACgatttctgaaaacaaaaaagataTTGCGTAGCCACCGAGTATAGTGTACAATTTTTTCTCTTAGCCTGCgctatgttttgtaaaaattgttATGAAAATCACGACCTTCAGCTTCCCGCAATAaccaaatgtgacgtcacaaaccacgtggtatatTCACTCTATGTGTACCAGCTTTAGGTGGTCTTCTTCATGGTTAATCTGTTGCAAGCACCTCGTGGATAGACAATCCATTACATTTGAAGGCATGACTAGCAGAAGTAGTTCTTGAAAATATGACTTCGTACCTTGCTGTTGATTTCACAAATTGTTTGTTGCAGTATTTGTTAAGTATATCTTTAGTGATCTTAATATTTTGCTGTCAATGTTATGATGTAGATAAAAGTATGGaatgatatttttatgcccccgaaggtgggccgaaggtgggcatattaaaatcgcaccgtccgtccttccgctcgtccgtgtgtccggctcaataactcgtgtccgggctgtaaatttcccatgtatggacagattttaaaataacttgccacatgtgttccacataccaagacgatgtgtcgcgtgcacgacccgtgtccctacctctaaggtcaaggtcacacttagtgtttattcacaatggagtgctgcatataggacatagagtataggttgtcgtgtccgggctgttactttcccatgtattgacagattttaaaataacttgccacatgtgttccacataccaagacgacgtgtcgcgtgcaagaaccatgCCTCTACctctaagatcaaggtcacacttagagttaATTCACAATGCAGTGCTGCAtttaggacatagagtataggttgtcgtgtccgggctgtaaatttcccatgtatggacagattttaaaataacttgccacaggtgttccacataccaagacgatgtgtcgcgtgcacgacccgtgtccctacctctaaggttaaggtcacacttagtgtttattcacaatggagtgctgcatataggacaaagagtataggttgtcgtgtccgggctgttactttcccatgtattgacagattttaaaataacttgccacatgttttccacataccaagacgatgtgtcgcgtgcaagacccgtgtccctacctcaaaggtcaaggtcacacttagtctttattcacaatggagtgctgcatataggacatagagtataggttgtcgtgtccgtgctgtaacattcccttgtatggacagattttaaaataacttgccacatgtgttccacataccaagacgacgtgtcgcgtgcaagaaccatgCCTCTACctctaagatcaaggtcacacttaaagttTATTCACAATGCAGTGCTGCAtttaggacatagagtataggttgtcgtgtccgggctgtaaatttcccatgtatggacagattttaaaataacttgccacatgtgttccacatgccaagacgacgtgtcgcgtgcacgacccgtgtccctacttctaaggtcaaggtcacacttgggtgtttattcacaacttaagtgctgcatataaggacatagagtataggttgtcgtgtccgggctgtcactttcccttgtatggacagattttaaaataacttgccacatgtgttccacataccaagacgacgtgtcgcgtgcaagaaccgtgtccctacctctaaggtcaaggtcacacttagtctttattcacaacggagtgctgcatataaagacatagagtataggttgtcatgtccgggctgtaactttcccttgtatggacagattttaaaataacttgccacatgtgttccacataccaagacgatgtgtcgcatgacagacccgtgtccctatctctaaggtcagggtcacacttgggtgtttattcacaatggaatgctgcatatataaggacataacagtgtcggttgtcaagtatgggtggtattttttatgtttagaggcaatttaaaataacttgccatatgtatttgacatgtaaa contains:
- the LOC128243073 gene encoding uncharacterized protein LOC128243073 isoform X1 — its product is MDDPSMTKVTEQDKAQKVKVKDLLEKLKAKKQLKEERRDDDYTSLNPNPGPSTETNIYNRHETKAQRDLANVEKHVNRCRTMISDVKGLFDGHPALSLPREQAWRQELADVEKGLTFPKTVIAVVGNTGEGKSSLMNAVLDHGNVLPTSGLRACTAVVVEVDQNTTSNSFEADIELLQSREWFDELQILLKELQDDTNKKNDASASYCKVKAVYGRIGSFEILSEITDVTNMLGSIIHIQENDPEEFRLQIEKYIANLDSRTGGQYWPIVKHVRLRMPHCDVCSSGTTLVDLPGVRDSNAARDKIAKNYLKNCTAVWVVSSIHRAIDDKTAKDLLGENFRRQLLMDGQYGSIAFICTKTDVITPSEIIRSLNLNEKTKEYEENVKNMENMKTAVVKEIANVNNVLRGLRKSIEDQKNEARELKDTLANIDSLLEPAEGEQVQNEELEIIQEYKEELKTKDALIRENEDREQELLQQQKEACEKKTSLEKTISQERNKIVAICALARNDYSSSHIKRDFKDGLREMKRQNGMLNTEDPEEEEDLYVDDSDDDDGSTTNNLRVFCCSSTEYQKMKNLPAYDGPPQVFSNLTDTQIPALRNYVHEMTYNRQRQSLERLIHNLGRLVFDMHIYASERLNMIERGVQAAGSAIEDELERLDTDLGNALQKLTADIDDIFDGSLRPKIEKGASSAYEEANNTCAKWGAPAIRDRTTDRREGGLSCKTYIATTRRNGVYYSPTFGPVDFNEDLAAPMYRSMAIVWDTAFSEMLWRLMDQLHADIVARILDFNDRLQKQLELLGISAMRTDRLATQANCSANNKLTEMVSNLKDVVTPWQREISRIVTPHIQTMMLDEYGQCAADSGKDVFVRMKTYMAQGIDSKRGSMFDEAKQMLMEQLMKLRTELVQDVKSVKDILITDLRRGFEPLWEAPSKSLVARQAFAKVLDEFTVKMRVIYQEAGIQNTEDGHKLPAPRRGHSGGAAQGSSSVTTVARVQGDSTVARQPEWPTYTATIHKMEDTSYDTASTEAPLMAIGQQTLNDVYQDTLEDSQAAVSLLPKIEPDETATFSEPPAKKSKQENNQRTNNQASHIAGLQTPSQQVSSTSSTRTIQSTNMNCSQPARIGEKGKGPGKSKGNMNSPLLSQTTTPKQTIPTSTVVTEPQDRPIQTTPTVTVKAEPTNTGYKEQWK